From Blattabacterium cuenoti:
TTCTTGCTAAATCTACTAACATGACATGTTCTGCATTTTCTTTTGTATTATTTGCAAGATTTTCGGATAGTTTTTTATCTTTATTTTCATCTCCTGATCTCCCTATTGTTCCTGCTATAGGATTAATATAGGCGATTTGCTTATGAATGATGAGTTGCGATTCTGGAGAAGAACCGAATAATTTATAACTTCCATAATCAAAATAAAAAAGGTATGGGGAAGGATTTATAAATCGTAAAGCACGATATACATTAAACTCATCTCCTTTAAATTTTTGTTGAAATTGACGGGATAATACTATTTGGAAAACATCTCCACGTAAACAAGCTTTTATTCCTGAAGATACCATTTTCTTGTACTCTAGATCTGTTACATTTGAATAACGACTTCCAATAGATTTAAATGGAAAAGATGGAAAATTTTTCTTTTTGATCAATTCTATCAATTGATTAATGGAAGTTTTTTTTTCAATATCATAAAACTGATGTTCAATTACATATATTTCGTGATGAAAATGATGAAACAGAATTAAGTTCCTATAAAAACCAAGTCGTATTTTCGGTATATTATATATTTCTTTAATTGGAGCATGAAATTGAATATTTTCAAAATATTGAATACTATCATAAGATATATACCCATATAAACCTGAATAAAAATGAGTTGTATTTTCGTTTTCAAATTTTTGAAAAAAATCCTCAATTAAAATTTGTATATCTAATTTATTATTTATAAAAATATGTTTATGAACACAATTTGGGTATGATATTCGTAATACATTTTGATCTAAAATAAGTTCAGAAATAGGATCAATACAAAGAATAGAAGAATTATTTTTTGGAATTTGATAATCAGAATATTCTAATAATAATGTATTAGAAAAAATATCTCTGAGTTTTAAATATAATTCTATTGGTGTAGTACTATCAGCCAAAATTTTTTTCTGAATAGTTCTAAAATTAAATTTAAACATGGTTTATGGTATTTTTACATGATAAAAAGCACCAGGAATATTGTTGATACAATATTATTCGAAGAATACCATTTACTTTAGAAATGACATTTACATCATGCAAATATAAATATATTTTTTCTATTTATGGATATTAATTATAAATAGTGCAATTTATCATTTGATTATATGAAAATATTTATTTTTATTTTCTTACTTTTTGTATATCATAATATGGAAGAAAAAATGATGAAAATACACATTGATGAAAAGAAAATAGAAAATGTGGAATTTTATCATCCTACTTATCAGGATTACAAATTTTGGACAGAAGAAAAAAATCTAAAAAAAACTTTTATAGAAAAACCTTTTTCTATAAAAAAATATTATTCTCATAATTTCTTTAAATATGATAATATCGGGTTTTTTTTCACTAATGGAAATGATTTATTTATTCCTAGAAATGAAAAATTCATGCAAGAAAATTTTAACGAAAATATGCCTAAAAAAATGCTTTTTTTTAAAGATCCTTTTTTTTATCGTGAAAAAATTCAATATTTTGATGTTAAAACTCCTATTTCAGAAATTTTTTACATAAGTGATTTTTTAAAAAAAGAAAAAACATTAGGTGGTTTTTTTTCTCAAAATTTTAATGAAAAAACTAATTATTCCATAGAATATAGAAATTTTCATTTAGAAAATGAACCTGATTTAAAAAAAAGTAAAGATTTAGTATTAACCACCTTTAATTATCAGGATCAAAATGATTATAATTATAAATTGTGGGGGCATTATATTTATCAAAAATTTTATACAAAAGAAAAAGAGGAAATCCCAAAATGGGATATTAGAAATTATAAAAATGTTTCTTTATATCAGAAAAAATTAATTCATAGTAGATTTTATATAAATCTTATTCAAAAAATTTCTTATATAAAAGAAAAAAATAGATCATTATTCTTAAAAACTTATATGGAATACGAAAAATATTCCCAAGATTATTCATTTCAAGATTTAAAAAGAAAAAAAATCAATCATTCTTACTTAAGAAATGGTTTATTTTTGATTTTCAATCGAAAAAAAATAAATGTAGAAATAGGGTCTATTTTTGATAAAATATATTATCAATTATTTTCTAATATTAGAAACTATAAAAATAAAGATGTCAATAGTTTGTCCATACAAACCAAAATCCATTATCCTGTTAGTAATATTGTTGAATTTTATTCAAATGGAAAATGGGTTATAAAAAATCATAATATTAAAAAGTCTTATTTTAAGGCTAATATTATGTTAAATATGTTTTTATTTTCAAAATTTTGGTTTATAACTCAATTGAATATTGATGAAAATGATAATGGATTTTACAATAATTTTATTCCTATTTATGTTTTAAAAAATAATCAAAATAATCAAGATTTTAATAATAAAAATATATATTCTTTAAATAAAGAAAAAACAATGAATTTTTCTTTAAGTTCTTACAAAAAAAAATATTATATTTCTTTTTATATGTCTAAGTTAAGCCGTTTTTTTCAACTTCAAGAAGAAAAAGAAATGAAGAGATTTTTATCTTGTAAAGATATTCAATTATATGGATTTAAAATTAAAACGACATATGATATATGGAAATTTCAATTAAATAACACTTTATTATATCAACAATATAATGCTGATCCATTAATTTTTTCTATACCAAATTTTTTATTGAGAAGTACAATATTTTATAAAAATAATTACCTAGATGAAGCTTTATTGATCCAAACAGGTTTTTCTTTTCACTATTTCAGTAAATTCTATCATTCAAACATTTCTTATCCTTTTCATTTCCAATCTTTTTCTTTCGAAGAAAAGTATCTTCCTAATAAAATGATTGGCGGAATTCCTTTTGTTGATTATTTTTTAAATCTTAAAATTTATAGAACTATATTTTACTTTAGTATACAAAATATAGGATATTATGACATTTATAATAATAATAAACTATTTATTAAAACAGGTTTTTCGTGGAATCTTTTTACTTAATTTAATGGCAAACTATAAAAAAAAACGTAATTTTATTTGTCAAAATTTAATAAAATAAAAATGAAAAAATTTTTTTATTTTGTATTATTATTTTTGATGTCATTCTTTTCTTTTCCAAAAGAAAAGAATAAAGAAAAAGAAACAGAAAATGTAAATGTAGTAATTGAATATATTAAGAAATATGCGGTTTTTGCTATAGAAGAAATGGAAAAATTTGGAATTCCAGCTAGTATTAAATTGGGGCAAGGTATTTTAGAATCTTCTAGTGGAAAGAGTTCTTTATCCAAAGCTACGAATAATCATTTTGGAATTAAATGTGGAAGAAATTGGATAGGAGAAGTTTATTATCATGATGATGATATTCCAAAAGAATGTTTTCGAAAATATAATTCTGTTCAAGAATCTTTTCATGACCACTCTAAATTTTTACAGCAACCACGTTATTCTAAATTATTTCTTCTTAAAAAAGATGATTATCAGGCTTGGGCTACGGAACTAAAAAAAGCAGGATACGCAACCTCCTTAAATTATGCAAATTTGTTAATTGATCAAATTGAAAAATTTTATTTATGGAAGTTTGATCAAAATACTACTTCTAGTATAAAAAAAAGAATAGATCAATATTTGAGTTATATAAAAAATAAAAATCAAGATTCTTTTTTAAGAATTTTTTTTAAAAAATTGCGTTTTTTTTATAATTTTTTTAAAAAAAAGAAAGAAAATTGAACATTGTAAAAGTTAATCATTCTTCGAATGGAAAATTTATTGAATATGAATCTTAATAATTTAAGATATAGTAAAAATCATGAATGGATAGAAATGCCAAATGAAAAAAATCAAACTTATGTAGGAATTACTCATTTTGCTCAAAATGAGTTAGGAGATATTGTTTACTTAGATATAGAAGATTCAATAATAGGAAAAAAAGTAAAAGCAGAGAATTCATTTGGAACAATAGAAGCGGTAAAAACTGTTTCAGATTTGTTCATGCCAGTTTCGGGGTATATTCTTGAAATTAATAATAGATTATTATCCCAACCACAACTAATTAATCAAAGTTCTTATAATGAAGGATGGATTATTCGAATAGAAATTGTAGAAATCAAAGAATATGATAAATTAATGTCTTCTACAGAATACCAAAAATATATTCAGGAATCTAATTAATCAAGAAATATGAAAGAACAGAATATTTTTGATTTTCTTGATGATCAAAAAATTTCGGATAAAATAATTGATTTTAACCATAAAAATATTACCAAAGTTCGTTTTTTAATTCCTTCAATTCACTGTAGTTCTTGTGTTTTTGTTTTAGAAAGTTTACCGAAACTTCATCATAATATTTTTGATTCTACTGTTGATTTTTACAGTAAACAAATTTGGATTACATTCAATAACATTGAATTTAAATTGAGTGATATAGCTAAATTACTTGATAATGTTGGATATAGACCATCTATAAATTTTGAATCTATATCTATAGGAAATAAAAAAAATAACACCAATTTATTGGGTAGAAAATTAATAGGAAAATTAGCTATTTCTTTTTTTTGTTTTGGGAATATTATGCTTTTAGCTATTCCAGAATATGTTGGAGCATTACAAGACATATGGTTTATGGAAAATCGTAATTTTTTTCGTTATTTAATGGGGATTTTATCTTTACCTATAGTTATATTTTCTTTTACTGATCATATTAAATATGCTATATTAGGATTGAAAAAAAATGTTTTGAATATAAATGTTCCAATTTCGATTGGAATACTGGTACTTTTCTTATGGAGCTGTTATGAGGTTATTTTTGATTTAGGTTCCGGTTATTTTGATAGTCTTTCTAGTTTTTCATTATTCCTAATTATAAGCAAAATATTTCAAATACATACTCACAATAAAATTTTATCTTTTGATAAAAATTACAAATCTTTTTATCCAGTTTTAATAACAAAAATACATAAGGATGAAAAAGAAGAAAAAATTTTGCTTTCTTTTTTGAAAAAAGGAGATTGTATTTTAATCAGAAATGAAGAAATTATTCCTGCTGATTCTGTATTAATAAAAGGAAATGCTGTATTAGATAATAGTTTTATTACAGGAGAATCCTATTTAATTCCTAAAAAAATAGGAGAACGAATTTATGCTGGTTCTAAACAAAAAGGAGAAGCTATTATTATAAAAGTGATTAAAAATGTAGATCATAGTTATTTAAGTTTATTATGGAATAAGAATAAATTGAACCGGTCTCGTCATAAAAAATTATTTGATTTAAATTCAATATCGACTAGATTTAGTCAGTATTTTACCCCTATTATTTTGATAATTTCGATCATAACTGGAATATACTGGTCTTTTAGTAATGATGTTTCAAAAATTTTTCAAACAGTTTTTTCCGTTTTGATTATTACTTGTCCTTGTGCTTTAGTTCTTTCAACTCCATTAATTTTTGGAAATATTATACGTTTTTTTTCCAAAAATGGTTTTTATGTAAAAGATATTTTCACAATGGAAAGAATTTCTTCAGCCAAAACTTTAATTTTTGATAAAACGGGAACTATAACTGATCCTAATAAAGAAAAAATATATTTTGTAGGCAGCATGAAATATGAAGAAAAAAAAATTGTAGCTTCTTTGTTGAAAAATTCAAGTCATCCTTTAAGCAAAAAAATATTATCAGAATTATCTATAAAAGATTTTTATTTTATAAAAAATTTTAGAGAAATCATAGGGAAAGGATTAGAAGGAATCATAAAAAATACACCGGTTAAAATTGGTTCTTCAAAATATCTAGGTATTACAAAAAAAATGATTGATGAAAATAAAGTAAATCAAACAACAGTTTTTATTTCTATAAATAATAAATTCGTAGGTTATTTTTTATTTAGAAATTGCTATCGTGAGGGAATAGAAAAAATGTTTCAAGATTTAAAAGAATATAAAATTATTATCCTTTCTGGAGATCATAATGATTTAGAAAAAAGATATCTAAAATCTATTTTGCCAAAATCAAGTCAGGTTTTTTTTAGTCAAAGTCCGGAAGATAAACTTAATTATGTTAAAAAATTACAAAAAAATGGAGAAGAGATTATGATGTTTGGAGATGGAATTAATGATTGTGCCGCGTTAAATCAAAGTGAAGTAGGAATTTCTGTATCCGAAAATCCGACTAGTTTTTTCCCAAGTTGTGACGCTTTTATGCAATCCAATTGTTTGAATAAAATTTTTTTATTTTTGAAGATATCCAAAGTTTCTGCAAAATTAGTATTTTGTAATTTTATGATTAGTTTATTTTATAATAGTGTAGGAATTTTTTTTGCAATCACCGGTAATTTAAAACCTTTTATAGCGGCTATTTTAATGCCTCTAAGTTCTTTTTCTGTTATTTTTTTTTCTATTCTATCTACTTGGATTGTCTCTCGTAAATTTTAGTTGATTATGTTTATGGATATATTAATTATTATGATATTATCTAGTATTTCTTTAGGAGCATTTTTCCTTATATTTTTTTTAATTGGTCTTTATTCTGGACAATTTGATGATTATGAATCACCTAGTATTAGAATTTTAATTGATGATGATATTGAAAAAAATTAAATTTTCTGATGAAATTAAAAACATATTATTATAATAACAGTATTGTAAAAGCTTTTTTATTTGCTACAATATTCTGGGCTATGATTGGATTCTTAGCTGGTTTATTTATAGCCTTGTTATTATTTTTTCCTGAAATTCCTGAATTGATTTTTGGTAATCAATTGAAGAATTCTCAAGGGGTCATGGGATTTGGTAGATGGAGAATGTTACATACAAACACTGCTATTTTTGCTTTTGTAGGTAATATTATTTTTACAGGTTATTATTATGCTTTACAACGTTTATTAAAAACAAGAATTTTTAGTGATATTCTCAGCTGGATTCATTTTTGGGGATGGCAAATATTTATTATTTCTACTTGGATTACTTTCTTATTAGGAATTAATACAAGTAAAGAATATGCTGAACATGAATGGCCTATAGACATAGGAGTACTTTTGATTTGGATTATTTACGGAATAAATATGATTGGAAGTATTTTAAAAAGAAAAATTAAACATTTGTATGTTAGCATTTGGTTTTTATTAGGAACATGGGTTGCTGTGGGGATGTTACATGTATTTAATAATCTTGAATTACCTATATCTCTTGTATCTTTTAAAAGTTACTCTATATATGCTGGAGTACAAGATGCTTTAATGCAATGGTGGTATGGACATAATGCCGTGGCATTTATTTTAACCACACCTATACTGGGATTAATGTATTATTTTGTTCCAAAAGCATCTAATCAACCCATTTTTTCTTATAAACTTTCTATTATACATTTTTGGTCACTAATATTTATATATATTTGGGCAGGGCCTCATCATTTAATGTATACATCTCTTCCTAATTGGGCTCAAACGTTAGGGACTATTTTCTCTATTATGCTAATAGCTCCTTCTTGGGGAGGAATGTTAAATGGATTGCTGACTTTAAGAGGGGCTTGGGATCAAATGAAAAAAAATCCTATTTTAAAATTTTTTGTAGTTGGGATTACTTGTTATGGAATGGCTACTTTTGAAGGGCCTATGTTAGCGACTAAAACTCTAAATTCTATAGGACATTTTACAGATTGGGTAATAGCTCATGTTCATTTAGGTACTTTGGGGTGGAATGGTTTTATGGCTTTTGGAATCATATATTGGTTGACTCAAAAAATATGGAATACAAAATTGTATTCTATCCCATTGGCTAATATTCATTTTTGGTTAGGTGTTTTAGGGATTATTTTATACATTTTTCCTATGTATTTTGGATCCATTTTACAATCTATTATGTGGAAAAAATTTAATCCTGATGGAACTTTAGCTTATAAAAACTTTTTGGATTCTGTTTTAGCTATCATTCCATTTTATAAAATAAGATTTGTAGGTGGAGTTATTTATTTTTTTGGTTTTATTTTAATGATGTATAACATTTTTAAAACAATAAAAAAAGGTTATTCATTAGATAATGAAGAATTTAAATGTGATCCATTTTATGATAATTATAATAATAAAGATAAAGGAGAAACGTTCCATAGGTGGTTAGAAAAAAAACCAATACAATTGGCTATTCTTTCTTTTATAGCAGTAGCTATTGGGGGGGTAATAGAAATTATCCCTACTTTAGTAATTAAATCTAACGTTCCTACTATTCACAATGTTAAACCTTACAAAGCCTTAGAATTGGAAGGTAGAGATTTATT
This genomic window contains:
- the gcvH gene encoding glycine cleavage system protein GcvH, producing MNLNNLRYSKNHEWIEMPNEKNQTYVGITHFAQNELGDIVYLDIEDSIIGKKVKAENSFGTIEAVKTVSDLFMPVSGYILEINNRLLSQPQLINQSSYNEGWIIRIEIVEIKEYDKLMSSTEYQKYIQESN
- a CDS encoding anthranilate synthase component I family protein; this encodes MFKFNFRTIQKKILADSTTPIELYLKLRDIFSNTLLLEYSDYQIPKNNSSILCIDPISELILDQNVLRISYPNCVHKHIFINNKLDIQILIEDFFQKFENENTTHFYSGLYGYISYDSIQYFENIQFHAPIKEIYNIPKIRLGFYRNLILFHHFHHEIYVIEHQFYDIEKKTSINQLIELIKKKNFPSFPFKSIGSRYSNVTDLEYKKMVSSGIKACLRGDVFQIVLSRQFQQKFKGDEFNVYRALRFINPSPYLFYFDYGSYKLFGSSPESQLIIHKQIAYINPIAGTIGRSGDENKDKKLSENLANNTKENAEHVMLVDLARNDLSKNSSNVKVEEFKEIQIFSHVLHMVSKVSGKLENNISIIKVFGDTFPAGTLSGAPKYKAMELIDEIENQHRGIYGGAIGFFGLNNSCINTAIVIRSFVSKNNTLFFQAGAGIVSDSKVEKELEEVNNKLMALFKAIELAKNI
- a CDS encoding putative porin, which encodes MMKIHIDEKKIENVEFYHPTYQDYKFWTEEKNLKKTFIEKPFSIKKYYSHNFFKYDNIGFFFTNGNDLFIPRNEKFMQENFNENMPKKMLFFKDPFFYREKIQYFDVKTPISEIFYISDFLKKEKTLGGFFSQNFNEKTNYSIEYRNFHLENEPDLKKSKDLVLTTFNYQDQNDYNYKLWGHYIYQKFYTKEKEEIPKWDIRNYKNVSLYQKKLIHSRFYINLIQKISYIKEKNRSLFLKTYMEYEKYSQDYSFQDLKRKKINHSYLRNGLFLIFNRKKINVEIGSIFDKIYYQLFSNIRNYKNKDVNSLSIQTKIHYPVSNIVEFYSNGKWVIKNHNIKKSYFKANIMLNMFLFSKFWFITQLNIDENDNGFYNNFIPIYVLKNNQNNQDFNNKNIYSLNKEKTMNFSLSSYKKKYYISFYMSKLSRFFQLQEEKEMKRFLSCKDIQLYGFKIKTTYDIWKFQLNNTLLYQQYNADPLIFSIPNFLLRSTIFYKNNYLDEALLIQTGFSFHYFSKFYHSNISYPFHFQSFSFEEKYLPNKMIGGIPFVDYFLNLKIYRTIFYFSIQNIGYYDIYNNNKLFIKTGFSWNLFT
- the ccoN gene encoding cytochrome-c oxidase, cbb3-type subunit I gives rise to the protein MKLKTYYYNNSIVKAFLFATIFWAMIGFLAGLFIALLLFFPEIPELIFGNQLKNSQGVMGFGRWRMLHTNTAIFAFVGNIIFTGYYYALQRLLKTRIFSDILSWIHFWGWQIFIISTWITFLLGINTSKEYAEHEWPIDIGVLLIWIIYGINMIGSILKRKIKHLYVSIWFLLGTWVAVGMLHVFNNLELPISLVSFKSYSIYAGVQDALMQWWYGHNAVAFILTTPILGLMYYFVPKASNQPIFSYKLSIIHFWSLIFIYIWAGPHHLMYTSLPNWAQTLGTIFSIMLIAPSWGGMLNGLLTLRGAWDQMKKNPILKFFVVGITCYGMATFEGPMLATKTLNSIGHFTDWVIAHVHLGTLGWNGFMAFGIIYWLTQKIWNTKLYSIPLANIHFWLGVLGIILYIFPMYFGSILQSIMWKKFNPDGTLAYKNFLDSVLAIIPFYKIRFVGGVIYFFGFILMMYNIFKTIKKGYSLDNEEFKCDPFYDNYNNKDKGETFHRWLEKKPIQLAILSFIAVAIGGVIEIIPTLVIKSNVPTIHNVKPYKALELEGRDLFVREGCNACHSAQVRPFRDEVVRYGEYSKAGEFVYDHPFLWGSKRTGPDLAREGGKNPNSWHFNHMYNPRSTSRGSIMPRYPWLIYNKLDRSNTEKKMKAMVKLGVPYTLVDIKNANQDMDHQSSQIVHDIYQEYPSLKKEISQQRKIEKEKFIPLKEREIIALIAYLQRLGTDIKS
- a CDS encoding glycoside hydrolase family 73 protein gives rise to the protein MKKFFYFVLLFLMSFFSFPKEKNKEKETENVNVVIEYIKKYAVFAIEEMEKFGIPASIKLGQGILESSSGKSSLSKATNNHFGIKCGRNWIGEVYYHDDDIPKECFRKYNSVQESFHDHSKFLQQPRYSKLFLLKKDDYQAWATELKKAGYATSLNYANLLIDQIEKFYLWKFDQNTTSSIKKRIDQYLSYIKNKNQDSFLRIFFKKLRFFYNFFKKKKEN
- a CDS encoding heavy metal translocating P-type ATPase, which encodes MKEQNIFDFLDDQKISDKIIDFNHKNITKVRFLIPSIHCSSCVFVLESLPKLHHNIFDSTVDFYSKQIWITFNNIEFKLSDIAKLLDNVGYRPSINFESISIGNKKNNTNLLGRKLIGKLAISFFCFGNIMLLAIPEYVGALQDIWFMENRNFFRYLMGILSLPIVIFSFTDHIKYAILGLKKNVLNINVPISIGILVLFLWSCYEVIFDLGSGYFDSLSSFSLFLIISKIFQIHTHNKILSFDKNYKSFYPVLITKIHKDEKEEKILLSFLKKGDCILIRNEEIIPADSVLIKGNAVLDNSFITGESYLIPKKIGERIYAGSKQKGEAIIIKVIKNVDHSYLSLLWNKNKLNRSRHKKLFDLNSISTRFSQYFTPIILIISIITGIYWSFSNDVSKIFQTVFSVLIITCPCALVLSTPLIFGNIIRFFSKNGFYVKDIFTMERISSAKTLIFDKTGTITDPNKEKIYFVGSMKYEEKKIVASLLKNSSHPLSKKILSELSIKDFYFIKNFREIIGKGLEGIIKNTPVKIGSSKYLGITKKMIDENKVNQTTVFISINNKFVGYFLFRNCYREGIEKMFQDLKEYKIIILSGDHNDLEKRYLKSILPKSSQVFFSQSPEDKLNYVKKLQKNGEEIMMFGDGINDCAALNQSEVGISVSENPTSFFPSCDAFMQSNCLNKIFLFLKISKVSAKLVFCNFMISLFYNSVGIFFAITGNLKPFIAAILMPLSSFSVIFFSILSTWIVSRKF
- the ccoS gene encoding cbb3-type cytochrome oxidase assembly protein CcoS, encoding MFMDILIIMILSSISLGAFFLIFFLIGLYSGQFDDYESPSIRILIDDDIEKN